A section of the Veillonella criceti genome encodes:
- a CDS encoding carbon starvation CstA family protein gives MEMNGLYLVIVSALVLAIAYRLYGSFIAAKVLTVNQYRTTPAVAINDGVDYVPTNKWVTFGQHFAAIAGAGPLVGPVIAAQFGYLPGVLWILIGSVLAGAVHDFVLLFASVRYNGKSIADIAKSEISSLAGMGTLLATLFLLIITMAGMAAVVANSLENSPWGFFTVSATIPIAVFIGIYLRWIRPGKIREATVIGVALIMAAVIYGPDIAHSSLAPYFTWDRHSIQIMLAVYSFFAAALPVWLLLAPRGYLSTYMKVGTIGALALGIIIVMPVLQMPAFSDYVHGGGPVLSGSAIPFVFITIACGALSGFHATVSTGTTPKMITNEKEMLPIGYGAMLTEAFIAMMALIAATSLHPNDYFAINSTTETFTALGLQVHELPALSALVGEDLMHRPGGAVSLAVGMAHIFSQIPSMAHLMSYWYHFCIMFEALFILTLIDTGTRVSRYMVQELLGMAFPKMKDAHWLPGVYIASFLVCFTWGYLVLQGNIGTIWPLFGVSNQLLATMGLAIGTTVIMHLGHKRYAWVTLIPCIFIAVITVMADYENIVGNYIPEGQWMLVGVSILMLILVAIVMVEAVRSWIRLAKQPQDFRTETDIEAEELTNMETENV, from the coding sequence ATGGAAATGAACGGGCTTTATTTAGTTATTGTATCGGCCCTAGTATTAGCGATAGCGTATCGCTTGTACGGGTCCTTCATAGCTGCCAAAGTATTGACGGTGAATCAATATCGGACAACCCCAGCGGTAGCTATTAATGATGGTGTTGACTATGTACCTACCAATAAATGGGTTACGTTTGGTCAACATTTTGCAGCGATTGCTGGTGCGGGTCCTTTAGTAGGGCCAGTTATTGCCGCACAGTTTGGTTATTTACCAGGTGTGCTTTGGATTTTAATTGGTTCCGTATTGGCTGGGGCTGTTCACGATTTTGTGTTATTATTTGCTTCCGTACGATATAATGGTAAATCCATTGCGGATATTGCGAAATCTGAAATTTCTAGCTTAGCGGGTATGGGTACTTTATTAGCGACTTTATTCTTGCTTATTATTACTATGGCAGGGATGGCTGCCGTAGTAGCTAACTCCCTTGAAAACTCCCCATGGGGCTTTTTCACAGTAAGTGCTACGATTCCAATTGCTGTATTCATTGGTATTTACCTTCGCTGGATTCGTCCTGGTAAAATTCGTGAAGCCACTGTTATTGGCGTTGCTTTGATTATGGCCGCTGTTATTTATGGGCCAGACATTGCTCATTCTTCTTTAGCGCCTTACTTTACTTGGGATCGTCATTCCATTCAAATTATGTTGGCTGTTTACAGCTTCTTTGCAGCAGCCTTACCAGTTTGGTTATTATTAGCGCCTCGCGGTTATTTATCCACATATATGAAAGTCGGTACAATTGGTGCGTTAGCACTTGGTATTATCATTGTAATGCCAGTGCTTCAAATGCCAGCTTTCTCTGATTATGTACATGGTGGTGGCCCTGTGCTTAGTGGTTCCGCTATTCCATTCGTATTTATTACCATCGCTTGTGGTGCTTTATCTGGTTTCCATGCGACCGTTTCTACAGGGACAACCCCTAAAATGATTACCAATGAAAAGGAAATGTTACCTATCGGTTATGGTGCTATGCTTACGGAAGCATTTATTGCTATGATGGCTTTGATTGCGGCGACTAGCTTACATCCAAATGACTATTTCGCTATTAATTCTACTACTGAAACATTTACAGCCTTAGGCCTTCAAGTTCATGAATTACCAGCTTTATCGGCCCTCGTTGGGGAAGACTTAATGCACCGCCCAGGTGGCGCTGTATCCTTAGCTGTTGGTATGGCACACATCTTCTCTCAGATTCCTAGCATGGCACATCTTATGAGCTACTGGTACCATTTCTGTATCATGTTTGAAGCCTTATTTATCTTAACCTTAATTGATACAGGGACTCGCGTAAGTCGCTACATGGTACAAGAATTGTTAGGTATGGCATTCCCTAAAATGAAGGATGCACATTGGTTACCAGGTGTTTATATTGCTTCTTTCCTAGTATGTTTCACTTGGGGTTACCTCGTATTACAAGGTAACATCGGTACAATTTGGCCACTCTTTGGTGTATCTAATCAGCTGTTAGCGACTATGGGCCTTGCTATTGGTACGACCGTTATTATGCACCTTGGTCATAAGCGTTACGCTTGGGTTACTTTAATTCCATGTATTTTCATTGCTGTTATTACGGTTATGGCTGATTATGAAAATATCGTAGGAAACTATATTCCAGAAGGTCAGTGGATGCTTGTGGGTGTAAGTATTCTTATGCTCATCTTAGTTGCTATTGTTATGGTTGAAGCCGTTCGTAGCTGGATTCGTTTGGCAAAACAGCCACAAGACTTCAGAACTGAAACAGATATAGAAGCAGAAGAACTAACAAATATGGAAACAGAAAATGTATAA
- a CDS encoding LytR/AlgR family response regulator transcription factor produces the protein MIRTILIDDEAPARDELRYLLTTNHSTTIDIIGEADNATSAISLITHEKPQLIFLDIHMRGLSGLELAEVIHDISPDSRIIFATAYDEYALKAFELQALDYVVKPIEEDRLAKAIQHVMKALYPQGLPTTETTDETLPQTSHKSANNSTAPYSTPAVRTNKLAVDDGAHILLIDLDSIAYITGESGRLEVHTDAGKYGSNKTLTELQERLRGTSLYRVHRSYIVNLNKVREVVPWFKGTYWLRLPKQTAKGQELLDIPVSKAQVKLIKELLGIN, from the coding sequence CCTAATTGACGATGAAGCGCCAGCTCGTGACGAACTGCGCTATTTGCTCACGACGAACCACAGCACTACGATTGATATTATTGGCGAAGCCGATAATGCCACGTCCGCCATTTCGCTCATTACCCATGAAAAACCACAATTAATCTTTTTAGATATTCATATGCGCGGACTCTCAGGTCTTGAACTCGCTGAGGTAATTCATGATATTTCACCAGACAGTCGTATCATTTTTGCTACGGCTTATGACGAATATGCGCTCAAAGCGTTTGAACTTCAAGCGTTAGACTATGTAGTAAAACCAATCGAAGAAGATCGTCTTGCTAAAGCTATTCAGCATGTAATGAAAGCCCTATATCCACAGGGACTACCAACAACTGAAACTACCGATGAAACGTTACCGCAAACATCTCATAAATCGGCAAACAACAGTACAGCCCCTTATAGCACACCAGCTGTACGCACAAATAAATTAGCTGTGGATGATGGTGCTCATATTCTATTGATTGACCTAGATAGCATCGCCTATATTACCGGTGAATCAGGACGCCTTGAAGTCCACACTGATGCAGGCAAGTACGGCTCAAATAAAACGTTAACTGAATTACAAGAACGCCTTCGTGGCACCTCATTATACCGTGTTCATCGCAGCTACATTGTAAATCTGAATAAAGTACGTGAAGTTGTTCCTTGGTTCAAAGGCACCTATTGGCTACGACTACCTAAGCAAACAGCCAAAGGCCAGGAACTCCTGGACATACCAGTGAGTAAGGCACAAGTGAAGTTGATAAAAGAGTTACTAGGGATTAACTGA
- a CDS encoding iron-containing alcohol dehydrogenase, whose protein sequence is MDAFTFYNPTKIVFGKDCVNQLGQELARYGQTVLLTYGGGSIKKNGIYEAVMAQLKAAGKTVVELSGIMSNPRMEKVQEGADLCRKHKVDFVLAVGGGSVIDCSKFIAGVAKTAPDYDWWEHMFMKRENVTDALPIGVVLTMSATGSEMNNRGVVTNWEFQKKMGGFGDALFPQFSFLDPTYTYTMPQEQLVNGICDMLSHLMEQYFSLPETNNLSDALIEAAFKNIMENANIAVKNPTDYEARSNLMWGATIALNGIMGLGKKQDWMAHQIEHSLSAFHDIAHGAGLAIVHPMLLRYIYKNHVARFVRFATHVWGLQRSDYESDEALALAGIETLRAYFKSLGAPTTLTEVGIPAEDLPAIAEKSNRYPTSYTNFTTEDILNIYKSAL, encoded by the coding sequence ATGGACGCATTTACTTTTTACAATCCAACTAAAATTGTGTTTGGCAAAGATTGTGTGAATCAACTAGGGCAAGAACTTGCTCGATATGGGCAAACTGTATTATTAACGTATGGTGGCGGTAGCATTAAGAAAAATGGCATTTATGAAGCTGTTATGGCTCAATTGAAAGCAGCTGGTAAAACGGTTGTGGAATTGAGTGGTATTATGTCAAATCCTCGTATGGAAAAAGTCCAAGAAGGTGCTGATTTATGTCGTAAACATAAGGTGGATTTTGTCCTAGCTGTAGGCGGTGGTTCTGTTATTGATTGCTCTAAATTCATTGCTGGTGTAGCAAAAACAGCACCAGATTATGATTGGTGGGAACACATGTTTATGAAACGTGAAAACGTAACAGACGCATTGCCAATTGGTGTAGTTCTCACTATGTCAGCAACTGGCAGTGAAATGAATAACCGTGGCGTAGTAACCAATTGGGAATTTCAGAAGAAAATGGGTGGTTTTGGCGATGCCTTATTTCCTCAATTTTCTTTCTTGGATCCAACATATACCTATACCATGCCACAAGAACAGTTAGTCAATGGTATTTGTGATATGTTATCACACTTGATGGAGCAATATTTCTCTTTACCTGAAACGAATAATTTAAGTGATGCTTTAATTGAAGCGGCGTTTAAAAATATTATGGAAAATGCAAATATTGCTGTTAAAAATCCAACTGACTATGAAGCTCGTTCTAATCTAATGTGGGGTGCTACCATAGCCCTCAATGGTATTATGGGTTTGGGCAAAAAGCAAGATTGGATGGCGCATCAGATTGAACATTCTTTATCAGCATTTCATGATATTGCTCATGGTGCTGGCCTTGCCATTGTACATCCAATGCTACTTCGTTATATCTATAAAAATCATGTAGCGCGGTTTGTCCGTTTTGCTACTCATGTATGGGGCTTACAACGTAGTGACTATGAAAGCGATGAAGCCTTAGCTTTGGCTGGTATTGAAACTTTGCGTGCTTACTTTAAGAGCCTCGGGGCACCGACTACATTAACTGAAGTAGGCATTCCTGCAGAAGATTTACCAGCAATTGCTGAAAAATCTAATCGCTATCCTACTTCCTATACCAACTTTACCACCGAAGATATTCTAAATATTTATAAAAGTGCGCTGTAA